The Mycobacterium seoulense genome has a window encoding:
- a CDS encoding lysophospholipid acyltransferase, whose product MSGGPGATARELGRLGMRKLLQRTGIVEESTTPLATDTAEVVQLLAAPWYDERLSALADELGRDLSSVRAEAASYLREMAPSLDERAVRAWSGFSRWLMRAYDVLVDEDQIAQLRKLDRKATLAFAFSHRSYLDGLLLPEVIQANRLSPALTFGGANLNFFPMGTWAKRTGTIFIRRQTKDIPVYRFVLRAYAAQLVQNHANLTWSIEGGRTRTGKLRPPVYGILRYISDAVDEIDGPEVYLVPTSIVYDQLHEVEAMTTEAYGATKRPEDFRFLIRLARQQGERLGRAYLDFGEPLPLRKRLEELRAEETGTGTEIERIALDVEHRINRATPVTPTAVVSLALLGADRSLSISEVLATVRPLASYIAARNWCVAGAADLTNRSTIRWTLHQLVASGVVSVYDAGTEPVWGIGADQHLVAAFYRNTAIHIVVDRAIAETALLAATEDAENSVDGLVLPATVRDEALSLRELLKFEFLFSARAQFEKDLADEVRLIGHVEDTSKAASAADVRGLLEKADLLLAHLVLRPFLDAYHIVADRLAAYDDESFDQDAFLAECLEVGKQWELQRRMASAESRSMELFKTALRLARHRELVDGFEDLDVARRRREFADEIATAVRRVNTIASLAGAR is encoded by the coding sequence ATGAGCGGGGGACCGGGCGCGACCGCCCGCGAGCTAGGCCGGCTTGGGATGCGAAAACTGCTGCAGCGCACCGGTATTGTCGAGGAATCGACGACACCGCTGGCTACCGATACGGCGGAGGTGGTCCAGCTGCTCGCCGCCCCGTGGTACGACGAGCGGCTGAGCGCGCTGGCCGACGAGCTCGGGCGGGACTTGTCCAGCGTGCGCGCCGAGGCCGCGTCCTACTTGCGGGAGATGGCGCCCTCGCTGGACGAGCGGGCCGTCAGGGCCTGGAGCGGCTTCAGTCGCTGGCTGATGCGGGCCTACGACGTGCTGGTCGACGAGGACCAGATCGCGCAGCTGCGCAAACTGGATCGCAAAGCGACGCTGGCGTTTGCCTTTTCGCATCGCTCATATCTGGACGGCCTGCTGCTGCCGGAGGTGATTCAGGCCAACCGGCTCTCGCCGGCGCTCACCTTCGGCGGCGCCAATTTGAACTTCTTCCCGATGGGGACGTGGGCCAAACGCACGGGCACGATCTTCATCCGGCGCCAGACCAAAGACATCCCCGTATACCGGTTCGTGTTGCGCGCGTACGCCGCCCAGCTGGTGCAGAACCACGCCAACCTCACCTGGTCCATCGAAGGGGGCCGCACCCGAACCGGCAAGCTACGGCCCCCGGTGTACGGGATCCTGCGCTACATCAGCGACGCGGTCGACGAAATCGACGGCCCCGAGGTGTATTTGGTGCCCACGTCGATCGTGTACGACCAGCTGCACGAGGTGGAGGCGATGACCACCGAGGCCTACGGTGCGACGAAGCGACCCGAGGACTTCCGCTTCCTGATCCGGCTGGCGCGACAGCAGGGCGAGCGGCTCGGCCGCGCCTACCTGGACTTCGGCGAGCCGCTCCCGCTGCGCAAGCGCCTCGAGGAGCTGCGCGCCGAGGAGACCGGAACCGGCACCGAGATCGAACGCATCGCGCTGGATGTCGAGCACCGGATCAACCGCGCCACCCCGGTCACCCCCACCGCGGTGGTGAGCCTCGCGCTGCTGGGTGCCGACCGCTCGTTGTCCATCAGCGAGGTGCTGGCCACCGTGCGGCCGCTGGCGAGCTACATCGCGGCCCGAAACTGGTGCGTGGCCGGTGCCGCCGACCTGACGAACCGCTCGACCATCCGCTGGACGCTGCATCAGCTCGTCGCCTCGGGCGTGGTCAGCGTCTACGACGCCGGCACCGAACCGGTCTGGGGCATCGGCGCAGACCAGCACTTGGTCGCCGCGTTCTACCGCAACACCGCCATCCACATCGTGGTCGACCGCGCCATCGCCGAGACGGCGCTGCTGGCGGCCACGGAAGACGCCGAAAACTCCGTCGACGGCTTGGTGTTGCCGGCGACCGTGCGCGACGAGGCCTTGAGCCTGCGCGAGTTGCTGAAGTTCGAGTTCTTGTTCTCGGCGCGCGCGCAGTTCGAGAAGGACCTCGCCGACGAGGTCCGCCTGATCGGGCACGTGGAGGACACCAGCAAGGCGGCCAGCGCGGCCGACGTCCGCGGCCTGCTGGAGAAGGCCGACCTGCTGCTGGCGCACCTGGTGCTTCGGCCGTTCCTGGACGCCTACCACATCGTCGCCGACCGGTTGGCCGCCTACGACGACGAATCATTCGACCAGGACGCGTTTCTCGCCGAATGCCTCGAGGTCGGCAAGCAGTGGGAGCTGCAGCGCAGGATGGCCAGCGCCGAGTCCAGGTCGATGGAGTTGTTCAAGACGGCGCTGCGGCTGGCCCGGCACCGCGAACTGGTGGACGGCTTCGAAGACCTGGATGTCGCGCGGCGGCGTCGCGAGTTCGCCGACGAGATCGCGACGGCCGTACGGCGCGTCAACACCATCGCGAGCCTGGCCGGTGCGCGGTGA